One segment of Channa argus isolate prfri chromosome 17, Channa argus male v1.0, whole genome shotgun sequence DNA contains the following:
- the LOC137102656 gene encoding uncharacterized protein isoform X2: MRQRRTMAEFRQILMVLFLILMIHFTVTGQRSYFTVRDGDDVTLPCVNVRDGQNKCDRTDWMLGDRENTKTVILVTRGQIETVQIPKSKSDRLSVTENCSLVIRKVTDEDVGRYTCRQQQVSDSVVDVSVVTMTEHKQSDKILIYCSVSTHKDSKPSVKWLFQGKHEHHNDVSASPTKYYATVLFPDSHFTSSSVLNSLKCEVTDPDGKVQQFPFRLQSSGDHTKPQTTEATATTGGDSGPTTASISAAAPNLLVVWLLVSIVGLITILIIVAMVHRYKRGKGKKMHMNENNALSLNPAQPQSGPETSQDTTDPEDEVSYASISFTKKTNSKVQVQSYDEGDEVTYSSVKTSSYTARTLNQFLFPE; this comes from the exons atgagacagagaagaacGATGGCTGAATTCAGACAGATTCTAATGGTTTTATTTCTCATCCTGATGATTCACTTCACAG taactggacaAAGGTCCTacttcactgtcagagatggagatgacgtcactttaccttgtgTAAATGTGAGAGATGGTCAGAATAAATGTGACAGAACTGACTGGATGCTCGGTGATCGAGAAAATACTAAGACAGTGATACTGGTCACACGTGGACAGATTGAAACAGTTCAGATTCCCAAAtctaaatcagacagactgagtgttacagagaactgttctctggttataaggaaggtcacagatgaagatgttggacGTTACACCTGCAGACAACAACAagtttcagactctgtggttgatgtgtctgttgttacca TGACTGAACATAAACAAAGTGATAAGATCCTGATCTACTGTTCTGTGTCAACACATAAAGACAGTAAACCCTCAGTGAAGTGGTTGTTTCAGGGGAAACATGAACATCACAACGATGTGTCAGCATCACCAACTAAATACTACGCCACTGTGTTATTTCCTGATTCTCACTTTACTTCCTCATCGGTGTTAAACTCATTAAAGTGTGAAGTGACTGATCCTGATGGAAAAGTTCAGCAGTTTCCCTTCAGACTTCAGTCCTCAG GTgaccacacaaaaccacaaactactgaagcaacagcaacaactggTGGAGACTCAGGTCCAACCACAGCATCCATCAGTGCTGCTGCACCAAACCTTCTAG TTGTGTGGCTCCTCGTGTCGATTGTGGGTTTAATCACAATTCTAATAATTGTTGCGATGGTCCATAGATATAAGAGAGGAAAAG gaaagaaaatgcacatgaatgaaaacaat GCTCTGAGTTTGAACCCTGCACAGCCTCAGTCTGGTCCAGAAACCAGTCAGGACACG ACTGATCCTGAAGATGAAGTTTCCTACGCCTCCATCAGCTTCACCAAGAAGACCAACAGTAAAGTCCAG GTTCAGAGTTATGATGAAGGTGATGAAGTGACCTACAGCTCTGTGAAAACGTCTTCGTATACCGCGAGGACACtcaatcagtttttatttccagaGTGA
- the LOC137102659 gene encoding uncharacterized protein isoform X1: MRQRRTMAEFRRILRVLFLILMIHFTVTGQRSYFTVRDGDDVTLPCGNVRDGQNKCDRTDWMLSDRENNGTVMLVRRGQIEKVQIPKSKSDRLSVTENCSLVIKNFTGEDVGRYTCRQFNESGQKLPGAQQYQDSVVDVSVVTMTEHKHSDKILIYCYVSTLKHSKPSVKWLFQGKHENHNDVSASPTKYYATLSLPDSHFTSSSMLNSLKCEVTDPDGKVQQFPFRLQSSGEKTGDHTKPQTTEATGGDSGPTTESISAAAPNLLGLLRLIIVSVGLTALILIVVTVEVWSRTKG; the protein is encoded by the exons atgagacagagaagaacGATGGCTGAATTCAGACGGATTCTAAGGGTTTTATTTCTCATCCTGATGATTCACTTCACAG taactggacaAAGGTCCTacttcactgtcagagatggagatgacgtcactttaccttgtggaaatgtgagagatgGTCAGAATAAATGTGACAGAACTGACTGGATGCTCAGTGATCGAGAAAATAATGGGACAGTGATGCTGGTCAGACGTGGACAGATTGAAAAAGTTCAGATTCCCAAAtctaaatcagacagactgagtgttacagagaactgttctctggttataaagaaCTTCACAGGTGAAGATGTTGGAcgttacacctgcagacagttcAACGAATCAGGACAAAAACTACCAGGAGCACAACAATACCAAGACTCTGtggttgatgtgtctgttgttacca TGACTGAACATAAACACAGTGATAAGATCCTGATCTACTGTTATGTGTCAACACTTAAACACAGTAAACCCTCAGTGAAGTGGTTGTTTCAGGGGAAACATGAAAATCACAATGATGTGTCAGCATCACCAACTAAATACTACGCCACTTTGTCTTTACCTGATTCTCACTTTACTTCCTCATCGATGTTAAACTCATTAAAGTGTGAAGTGACTGATCCTGATGGAAAAGTTCAGCAGTTTCCCTTCAGACTTCAGTCCTCAGGTGAGAAAACAG GTgaccacacaaaaccacaaactacTGAAGCAACAGGTGGAGACTCAGGTCCAACCACAGAATCCATCAGTGCTGCTGCACCAAACCTTCTAG GTTTGTTGAGGCTCATTATTGTCTCTGTGGGTTTAACAGCACTGATCCTTATTGTTGTTACAGTTGAAGTTTGGAGCAGAACTAAAG GTTGa
- the LOC137102897 gene encoding uncharacterized protein gives MHRVDGKLVLDITPADMTEHKHSDKIWIYCDVSTHKDRKPSVKWLFQGKHEHQYDVSASPTKYYAAVSLPDSHFTSSSVLNSLKCEVTDPDGKVQQFPFRLQSSGEKTGDHTKPQTTEATATTGGDSGPTTGSISAAAPNLLVVWLLVSIVGLITILIIVAMVHRYKRGKGKKMHMNENNALSLNPAQPQSGPETSQDTTDPEDEVSYASISFTKKTNSKVQVQSYDEGDEVTYSSVKTSSYTARTLNQFLFPE, from the exons ATGCACAGGGTAGATGGGAAGTTGGTGTTGGACattacacctgcagaca TGACTGAACATAAACACAGTGATAAGATCTGGATCTATTGTGATGTGTCAacacataaagacagaaaacctTCAGTGAAGTGGTTGTTTCAGGGGAAACATGAACATCAATACGATGTATCAGCATCACCAACTAAATACTACGCTGCTGTGTCTTTACCTGATTCTCACTTTACTTCCTCATCGGTGTTAAACTCATTAAAGTGTGAAGTGACTGATCCTGATGGAAAAGTTCAGCAGTTTCCCTTCAGACTTCAGTCCTCAGGTGAGAAAACAG GTgaccacacaaaaccacaaactactgaagcaacagcaacaactggTGGAGACTCAGGTCCAACCACAGGATCCATCAGTGCTGCTGCACCAAACCTTCTAG TTGTGTGGCTCCTCGTGTCGATTGTGGGTTTAATCACAATTCTAATAATTGTTGCGATGGTCCATAGATATAAGAGAGGAAAAG gaaagaaaatgcacatgaatgaaaacaat GCTCTGAGTTTGAACCCTGCACAGCCTCAGTCTGGTCCAGAAACCAGTCAGGACACG ACTGATCCTGAAGATGAAGTTTCCTACGCCTCCATCAGCTTCACCAAGAAGACCAACAGTAAAGTCCAG GTTCAGAGTTATGATGAAGGTGATGAAGTGACCTACAGCTCTGTGAAAACGTCTTCGTATACCGCGAGGACACtcaatcagtttttatttccagaGTGA
- the LOC137102656 gene encoding uncharacterized protein isoform X1, translating into MRQRRTMAEFRQILMVLFLILMIHFTVTGQRSYFTVRDGDDVTLPCVNVRDGQNKCDRTDWMLGDRENTKTVILVTRGQIETVQIPKSKSDRLSVTENCSLVIRKVTDEDVGRYTCRQQQVSDSVVDVSVVTMTEHKQSDKILIYCSVSTHKDSKPSVKWLFQGKHEHHNDVSASPTKYYATVLFPDSHFTSSSVLNSLKCEVTDPDGKVQQFPFRLQSSGEKTGDHTKPQTTEATATTGGDSGPTTASISAAAPNLLVVWLLVSIVGLITILIIVAMVHRYKRGKGKKMHMNENNALSLNPAQPQSGPETSQDTTDPEDEVSYASISFTKKTNSKVQVQSYDEGDEVTYSSVKTSSYTARTLNQFLFPE; encoded by the exons atgagacagagaagaacGATGGCTGAATTCAGACAGATTCTAATGGTTTTATTTCTCATCCTGATGATTCACTTCACAG taactggacaAAGGTCCTacttcactgtcagagatggagatgacgtcactttaccttgtgTAAATGTGAGAGATGGTCAGAATAAATGTGACAGAACTGACTGGATGCTCGGTGATCGAGAAAATACTAAGACAGTGATACTGGTCACACGTGGACAGATTGAAACAGTTCAGATTCCCAAAtctaaatcagacagactgagtgttacagagaactgttctctggttataaggaaggtcacagatgaagatgttggacGTTACACCTGCAGACAACAACAagtttcagactctgtggttgatgtgtctgttgttacca TGACTGAACATAAACAAAGTGATAAGATCCTGATCTACTGTTCTGTGTCAACACATAAAGACAGTAAACCCTCAGTGAAGTGGTTGTTTCAGGGGAAACATGAACATCACAACGATGTGTCAGCATCACCAACTAAATACTACGCCACTGTGTTATTTCCTGATTCTCACTTTACTTCCTCATCGGTGTTAAACTCATTAAAGTGTGAAGTGACTGATCCTGATGGAAAAGTTCAGCAGTTTCCCTTCAGACTTCAGTCCTCAGGTGAGAAAACAG GTgaccacacaaaaccacaaactactgaagcaacagcaacaactggTGGAGACTCAGGTCCAACCACAGCATCCATCAGTGCTGCTGCACCAAACCTTCTAG TTGTGTGGCTCCTCGTGTCGATTGTGGGTTTAATCACAATTCTAATAATTGTTGCGATGGTCCATAGATATAAGAGAGGAAAAG gaaagaaaatgcacatgaatgaaaacaat GCTCTGAGTTTGAACCCTGCACAGCCTCAGTCTGGTCCAGAAACCAGTCAGGACACG ACTGATCCTGAAGATGAAGTTTCCTACGCCTCCATCAGCTTCACCAAGAAGACCAACAGTAAAGTCCAG GTTCAGAGTTATGATGAAGGTGATGAAGTGACCTACAGCTCTGTGAAAACGTCTTCGTATACCGCGAGGACACtcaatcagtttttatttccagaGTGA
- the LOC137102655 gene encoding uncharacterized protein has translation MRQRRTMAEFRRILMVLFLILIIHFTAGAEQETGLFVRDGDDVTLQCEIANHHNRCDNTTWLFSGLGNTAVTLFEHGKIHNNTDSKPDRLSVTENCSLVIKKVTDEDVGHYSCRQFDKSGRQQGSDSVVYLSVVTTTATIEISDASPNQQDVDTKTATTKSMGNITESSTNQGGSTATSDAATKLQGLLRLIIVSVGLTTLIIIVVTVEVWSRSKGTNTSFSCLSTTCGFLKSP, from the exons atgagacagagaagaacGATGGCTGAATTCAGACGGATTCTGATGGTTTTATTTCTCATCCTCATCATTCATTTTACGG CAGGAGCTGAACAGGAAACTGGTTTAtttgtcagagatggagatgacgtcactttacAGTGTGAAATTGCAAATCATCATAATCGGTGTGACAACACAACGTGGCTCTTCAGTGGTTTGGGAAACACAGCAGTGACACTGTTTGAACATGGGAAGATTCACAACAACACCGACTCTAAACcagacagactgagtgttacagagaactgttctctggttataaagaaggtcacagatgaagatgttggacATTACTCCTGCAGACAGTTTGACAAATCAGGACGACAACAAGGTTCAGACTCTGTGGTTTATctgtctgttgttacca CTACAGCCACAATAGAAATCAGTGATGCTTCACCAAACCAACAAG atgtggacacaaaaacagcaacaactaaATCAATGGGAAATATAACTGAGAGCTCCACAAACCAAGGAGGAAGCACAGCAACCAGTGATGCTGCAACAAAACTACAAG gttTGTTGAGGCTCATTATTGTCTCTGTGGGTTTAACAACACTGATCATTATTGTTGTTACAGTCGAAGTTTGGAGCAGAAGTAAAG gGACCAATACTTCATTCTCATGTCTCTCCACCACATGTGGGTTCTTGAAATCTCCCTAG
- the LOC137102659 gene encoding uncharacterized protein isoform X2 has protein sequence MRQRRTMAEFRRILRVLFLILMIHFTVTGQRSYFTVRDGDDVTLPCGNVRDGQNKCDRTDWMLSDRENNGTVMLVRRGQIEKVQIPKSKSDRLSVTENCSLVIKNFTGEDVGRYTCRQFNESGQKLPGAQQYQDSVVDVSVVTMTEHKHSDKILIYCYVSTLKHSKPSVKWLFQGKHENHNDVSASPTKYYATLSLPDSHFTSSSMLNSLKCEVTDPDGKVQQFPFRLQSSGDHTKPQTTEATGGDSGPTTESISAAAPNLLGLLRLIIVSVGLTALILIVVTVEVWSRTKG, from the exons atgagacagagaagaacGATGGCTGAATTCAGACGGATTCTAAGGGTTTTATTTCTCATCCTGATGATTCACTTCACAG taactggacaAAGGTCCTacttcactgtcagagatggagatgacgtcactttaccttgtggaaatgtgagagatgGTCAGAATAAATGTGACAGAACTGACTGGATGCTCAGTGATCGAGAAAATAATGGGACAGTGATGCTGGTCAGACGTGGACAGATTGAAAAAGTTCAGATTCCCAAAtctaaatcagacagactgagtgttacagagaactgttctctggttataaagaaCTTCACAGGTGAAGATGTTGGAcgttacacctgcagacagttcAACGAATCAGGACAAAAACTACCAGGAGCACAACAATACCAAGACTCTGtggttgatgtgtctgttgttacca TGACTGAACATAAACACAGTGATAAGATCCTGATCTACTGTTATGTGTCAACACTTAAACACAGTAAACCCTCAGTGAAGTGGTTGTTTCAGGGGAAACATGAAAATCACAATGATGTGTCAGCATCACCAACTAAATACTACGCCACTTTGTCTTTACCTGATTCTCACTTTACTTCCTCATCGATGTTAAACTCATTAAAGTGTGAAGTGACTGATCCTGATGGAAAAGTTCAGCAGTTTCCCTTCAGACTTCAGTCCTCAG GTgaccacacaaaaccacaaactacTGAAGCAACAGGTGGAGACTCAGGTCCAACCACAGAATCCATCAGTGCTGCTGCACCAAACCTTCTAG GTTTGTTGAGGCTCATTATTGTCTCTGTGGGTTTAACAGCACTGATCCTTATTGTTGTTACAGTTGAAGTTTGGAGCAGAACTAAAG GTTGa
- the LOC137102658 gene encoding tyrosine-protein phosphatase non-receptor type substrate 1-like, with amino-acid sequence MRQRRTMAEFRRILMVLFLILMIHFTARTNGQYSSVITRSGDNVTLPCEIGDKCDEIHWLFSGSEPTRVVVVFRYGEIDKTQISKSKSDRLSVAENCSLVIKKVTVEDVGHYGCQLLKSQKKQISSVHLSVVTMTEETDGDTVQLSCSVWDCGPCRHTVKWLFDGKDVSDSDKDLKTSQSGCYTTVSFLDSHLISSSRFELFQCEVTDDTGTSRPFPFSPQSSEDKTGWRWWIVFVSVGFSSPVIIVIVTVNRCKSRKGQKTQMNENTTDPEDEVSYASISFTKKTNSKVQVQKKDEGDDDDDAVTYNILYSTINTPN; translated from the exons CAAGGACAAACGGGCAGTATTCCTCTGTCATTACCAGAAGTGGAGACAACGTCACTTTGCCTTGTGAAATTGGGGATAAATGTGATGAAATTCACTGGCTCTTCAGTGGGTCAGAGCCAACACGAGTAGTCGTGGTGTTTAGATATGGAGAGATtgataaaacacagatttcCAAATCCaaatcagacagactgagtgttgcagagaactgttctctggttataaaaAAGGTCACAGTGGAGGATGTTGGTCATTATGGATGTCAACTGTTAAaatcccaaaaaaaacaaatcagttcagttcatctgtctgttgttacca TGACTGAAGAAACGGACGGTGACACGGTGCAATTAAGCTGCTCTGTGTGGGACTGTGGaccctgcagacacacagtgaaGTGGCTGTTTGATGGTAAAGATGTGTCTGACAGTGACAAAGACCTGAAGACGTCACAGTCTGGCTGCTACACCACGGTGTCCTTTCTGGATTCTCACTTGATTTCCTCATCACGGTTTGAATTATTCCAGTGTGAAGTGACTGATGACACAGGAACCAGTCGGCCGTTTCCCTTCAGCCCTCAGTCCTCGGAGGACAAGACAG GCTGGAGGTGGTGGATcgtctttgtgtctgtgggttTTTCTTCACCCGTGATAATTGTTATTGTCACAGTCAACAGatgtaaaagcagaaaag gacagaaaacacagatgaatgAAAACACT ACTGATCCTGAAGATGAAGTTTCCTACGCCTCCATCAGCTTCACCAAGAAGACCAACAGTAAAGTCCAG GTTCAGAAGAAAGatgaaggtgatgatgatgatgatgcagtgACCTACAACATCCTCTACTCCACCATCAACACACCAAACTAA